GTCAACGGCAAACACGTCGACGACACTGAAACCAACTACCGGGGGACCCCGGAGGAATTGGTCGGGTATATCAGCGAAATTGTCATCAAAGCCAACGAAACCGGGGATCTGACACCCTTCATCGATTTAATCGGAGAAAAGAACCTCACACCGAAACAAATCACCCGGCTTCGCTCGCTCGCTGGAGAATCACGACTTCAACTCAATCAAGAGCAGCCGTTTTCCCCGGTGGATGATTCCAGAAACGACTGGGCTCTCAACCTCGCAGACGAAGAACGCATCCTGCTCAAACTGGCAAAAAACCCACAAGGCAGCTGGCAGGTCGATGGCATTGCCCTGCCCCTAAAAAAACAAATGGCCGATCCGCCGAAAGCCGCTGGTAAGGACGATACCGACCCTCAGCCAAAAACACCCGAACCCAATCCTGAAATGGAGCTGGCCACCGCCACGGTTCAAGCATTTCTAAATGCCATCCTCCAACTTGACCCCACAGAAGCCAGCAAACATGTCGATGCCAGCCAGGTTTCCTATGCCACCCTTGCCGGGCTTTGTATCCTGTTCGAAGAGGGCAAATACCAGCTGCGCCAAGAAAAAGCGATCCGGAACATGTTTCTGAGCAACAACGCAGCCGGCTGGATGATTCGGATCCAACCTCCCAATGAGGAAAAAAGTGCCATGTTTGCCCTCAGCTCAAAACGCCAATCCCAGGAAGAGCCTTGGAAGGTCACCGAAATCAACCTCGACAAACTCCTCTCAGATTATGCCAGCCGCCTCTCCGGTGGTGATA
This genomic stretch from Oceaniferula marina harbors:
- a CDS encoding OmpA family protein gives rise to the protein MPQSRPQTPVLIFFAIAVVAIIAVVVLLYRLNSSDAESQSDSTQASTEEKDPMSMTVNGKHVDDTETNYRGTPEELVGYISEIVIKANETGDLTPFIDLIGEKNLTPKQITRLRSLAGESRLQLNQEQPFSPVDDSRNDWALNLADEERILLKLAKNPQGSWQVDGIALPLKKQMADPPKAAGKDDTDPQPKTPEPNPEMELATATVQAFLNAILQLDPTEASKHVDASQVSYATLAGLCILFEEGKYQLRQEKAIRNMFLSNNAAGWMIRIQPPNEEKSAMFALSSKRQSQEEPWKVTEINLDKLLSDYASRLSGGDIHYVPLIKNLRGGDSIVLFFKLDSNELTRRTKRQLKIVAKLLKASADKKLTISGHTDALGSDSYNLKLSRKRAEAVVQFLTEVGVPAQQMQITSHGKSQPRQPNTTDDGRRANRRAEIILDF